GGCGCCAGGGCGGCGGCCGTCATCAGGGAAACGATGGCCATCGGGCCCACCGATTGAGTCATGCTGCTGCCGAACAAGGCGTACAACACGGGCGGCAAGATGCTGGCATAGATGCCCACCACGGGCGGCAAGCCGGCCACCAGCGCGTAAGCCATGCCTTGCGGCACCATCATCATGGCGACGACGATACCGGCAGTGATGTCTCCGGCCAACAGAGGACGCCGGTATTGCCTGAGCCAGAGCAGCATGGATGATCCCGAAATCTGAAACCCGAAGCCTATCATGCGACGCGGCCGGCTGACAGAGGGATTGCTCAGTCTGGCAACAATTGCGCCTTCACGGCGTCGAGGATTTCCGCCGACAGGGCTTCGTCATCGACGGAACGGGCCAGCACGATGGCACCCACCATGGCGGCAAACGTGGCGATCGCCTGCTGGCGCTGCTCTTCCGGTGCGCCGTCGGGCAGCAATCCCTGCAGCAAGGCGAACTGCTGCTGCGTGGCCTGCGTAAACGCGGGACGCGCGCCAGGCGACATGCGCGCCACGTCGACGCCCATGGCCGCCGCCGGGCAGCCGCCGCCGGGCTGGTCGCGGTGCCGGGTGGTCAGATAGTTCTCGATAATGGCCGGCAGCGCCCGCTGCGGATCGCTGGCAACTTTCGCCCGCCAGCCGTCCAGCGACTTGTTCAAGGCATGCTGGCACGCCTCGATCATCAAGTCTTCCTTGGACGCGAAATGGCCATAGAAGCCGCCATGCGTGAGGCCCGCGTTTTTCATCAGGTCGGCCACGCCGATGCCGTCATAACCTTTTTCGCGGAACAATCTGGCCGCCACGTCAACGATGCGCTCGCGGTTCAGCGCCGCCTGCTCCCTGCTTACCTTCATGCTGCCCTCCCACTATGATGTCAATCATCATATAATTTTACACCTGTTTGCGCCACTCTGTTAGCAAGCGCACCGTTTGATGCCGGTGCCGCGCCGATACTGAACCTTCGTTTCCACGGAGGCCAGCATGAACGAGAACAAGGACCAGTCCGCCGGCAACTTGCAGCGCAGCATCCAGCAAGAGCAGGATCAACGTGATACCGCCAAACCCGCCGAGCAGAAAAGCCAGCAGCCCGTGCAGACGGGCCACCGCAGCCAGCCGGCTCCTCCCCTGCCCGCCCAGCATCTGGACAAGCCGGGCATCGAAGGGCAAATGCAGTTGCAACCGCGCTTCCTGGCGCCAGACTATTGCGGCAGCGGCAAGCTGGCCGGCATGGTGGCCATCATCACGGGCGGCGATTCCGGCATCGGCCGCGCCGTGGCCGTGCTGTACGCGCGCGAAGGGGCCGATGTCGCCATCATTTATCTGAATGAACACGCGGACGCCAACGAAACCAAGCGCTATGTGGAAGCGGAAGGCCAGAGCTGCCTCTTGATTGCCGGCGATGTGCGCGAGCAAGGCTTTTGCCAGCAAGCCGTCAGCCAGGTATTGGAGAAATTCACGCACATCGACGTGCTGGTCAACAATGCCGCCTTCCAGGAACATGCGGAGTCCTTGCTGGACCTGAGCGAGGAGCGCTTCGACCTCACCATGAAAACCAATGTCTACGGTTACTTTCACATGGCCAAGGCCGTGCTGCCCCACTTGCAGCGCGGCGCGGCCATCATCAACACGGGTTCCGTGACGGGCTTGCAAGGCTCGAAGCATTTGGTCGACTATTCCACCACCAAGGGCGCCATCCATGCGTTCACCATGGCGCTGGCCGGCAACTTGCTCGACAAGGGCATCCGCGTCAACGCCATCGCACCGGGGCCCGTCTGGACGCCCCTCAACCCGGCCGACAAGTCGCCCGAGGAAATCGCGAAATTCGGCGCCGACACGGACATGCGCCGCCCGGCCCAGCCGGAAGAACTGTCGCCCGCCTACGTCTTCCTGGCCTCGCCCGCCTGTTCCAGCTACATCAGCGGCATCGTCCTGCCCGTCACCGGCAGCGTGGGGAACTAGGCCATGGCGCGCGCATTGTGGAAAGGCGCCATCAGCTTCGGCCTCGTGCACATCCCCGTCGAGCTGATTTCAGCCAGTCTCGACCATGAACTGGATCTATCCATGCTGGACCGGCGCGACTTCGCTCCCATCGGCTACAAGCGCTACAACAAGCGCACGGGCAAGGAAGTCGCATGGGACGACATCATCAAGGGCTATGAATACAAGACGGATGAGTACGTGGTGCTGTCCGAAGAGGACTTGAAACAGGCGAACGTGAAGGCCACGCAAACCATCGCCATCGACACCTTTGTCGATGCGCTCGAGGTGCCGCTGACCTTTTACGCACATCCGTATTATTTGCTGCCCGCCAAGGGCGGCGAGAAAGTCTATGCACTGCTGCGTGAAACCTTGCGCAAGGCAAATAAGGTGGGTATCGCCAGCGTAGTCATGCGCACCAAGCAGCATTTGTGCGCGCTCGTCTGCGTGGGCGACGCCATCGTGCTCAACACCCTGCGCTACGCCGATGAAATCCGCCCCACGGATGACCTGGACTTGCCCGGCAGTACCCTGAAGGCGGCGGGCATTTCCGACAAGGAACTCAAGATGGCCCTGTCGCTGGTGGAAGGCATGAGCGAGGCGTGGCAGCCGGAGCAATACCACGACAGCTATCGTGAAGACGTGCTGGCGCTGGTGAAGAAAAAAATCAAGGCGAAACAGACCAAGACCATCACCGCGCCCGCGCCCGAGCCAGAAGCAGAGCA
Above is a genomic segment from Janthinobacterium sp. 64 containing:
- a CDS encoding SDR family oxidoreductase, translating into MNENKDQSAGNLQRSIQQEQDQRDTAKPAEQKSQQPVQTGHRSQPAPPLPAQHLDKPGIEGQMQLQPRFLAPDYCGSGKLAGMVAIITGGDSGIGRAVAVLYAREGADVAIIYLNEHADANETKRYVEAEGQSCLLIAGDVREQGFCQQAVSQVLEKFTHIDVLVNNAAFQEHAESLLDLSEERFDLTMKTNVYGYFHMAKAVLPHLQRGAAIINTGSVTGLQGSKHLVDYSTTKGAIHAFTMALAGNLLDKGIRVNAIAPGPVWTPLNPADKSPEEIAKFGADTDMRRPAQPEELSPAYVFLASPACSSYISGIVLPVTGSVGN
- the ku gene encoding non-homologous end joining protein Ku translates to MARALWKGAISFGLVHIPVELISASLDHELDLSMLDRRDFAPIGYKRYNKRTGKEVAWDDIIKGYEYKTDEYVVLSEEDLKQANVKATQTIAIDTFVDALEVPLTFYAHPYYLLPAKGGEKVYALLRETLRKANKVGIASVVMRTKQHLCALVCVGDAIVLNTLRYADEIRPTDDLDLPGSTLKAAGISDKELKMALSLVEGMSEAWQPEQYHDSYREDVLALVKKKIKAKQTKTITAPAPEPEAEHGSNVVDLVALLQQSLGKKVPARRKTA
- a CDS encoding TetR/AcrR family transcriptional regulator; translated protein: MKVSREQAALNRERIVDVAARLFREKGYDGIGVADLMKNAGLTHGGFYGHFASKEDLMIEACQHALNKSLDGWRAKVASDPQRALPAIIENYLTTRHRDQPGGGCPAAAMGVDVARMSPGARPAFTQATQQQFALLQGLLPDGAPEEQRQQAIATFAAMVGAIVLARSVDDEALSAEILDAVKAQLLPD